One stretch of Paraburkholderia fungorum DNA includes these proteins:
- a CDS encoding class 1 fructose-bisphosphatase, protein MALQRRTTLSKYLIEQQRETNNLPADLRLLIEVVARACKAISYHVSKGALGDALGTAGSENVQGEVQKKLDILSNEILLEANEWGGNLAGMASEEMEQFFPIPANYPKGEYLLVFDPLDGSSNIDVNVSIGTIFSVLRCPDGQQPTEQSFLQPGTQQVAAGYAVYGPQTVLVLTTGNGVNCFTLDRELGSWVLTQSDMRIPVETREYAINASNERHWYPPVEQYVDELKAGKEGARQSDFNMRWIASMVADVHRILNRGGIFMYPADKRTPDKPGKLRLMYEANPMAFIVEQAGGAATNGEKRILDIQPKSLHERVAVFLGSKNEVDRVTRYHLEAKK, encoded by the coding sequence ATGGCTTTGCAACGTCGTACCACTCTCTCGAAGTACCTGATCGAACAGCAGCGCGAGACCAATAACCTGCCGGCCGACCTGCGCCTGCTGATCGAAGTCGTCGCGCGTGCGTGCAAGGCGATCAGCTATCACGTCAGCAAGGGCGCACTCGGCGACGCGCTCGGCACGGCGGGTAGCGAGAATGTCCAGGGTGAAGTGCAGAAGAAGCTCGACATTCTGTCGAACGAAATCCTGCTCGAAGCGAACGAATGGGGCGGCAACCTGGCCGGCATGGCGTCCGAGGAAATGGAACAGTTCTTCCCGATCCCAGCGAACTATCCGAAGGGCGAATACCTGCTGGTGTTCGATCCGCTCGACGGCTCGTCGAACATCGACGTCAACGTGTCGATCGGCACGATCTTCTCGGTGCTGCGCTGCCCGGACGGCCAGCAGCCCACCGAGCAATCGTTCCTGCAACCCGGCACGCAGCAGGTTGCAGCGGGTTATGCGGTGTATGGTCCGCAAACCGTGCTCGTGCTGACCACCGGCAACGGCGTGAACTGCTTCACGCTCGACCGCGAACTCGGCTCGTGGGTGCTCACGCAAAGCGACATGCGCATTCCGGTCGAAACGCGTGAGTACGCGATCAACGCGTCGAACGAGCGCCACTGGTATCCGCCGGTCGAGCAATACGTCGACGAACTGAAGGCAGGCAAGGAAGGCGCGCGTCAGAGCGATTTCAACATGCGCTGGATCGCCTCGATGGTCGCCGACGTGCATCGCATTCTGAATCGCGGCGGCATCTTCATGTATCCCGCCGACAAGCGCACGCCGGACAAGCCGGGCAAGCTGCGTCTGATGTACGAGGCGAATCCGATGGCATTTATCGTCGAGCAGGCAGGCGGTGCTGCGACCAACGGCGAAAAACGCATTCTCGACATCCAGCCGAAGAGCCTGCACGAGCGTGTTGCGGTCTTCCTTGGCTCGAAGAATGAGGTCGATCGCGTGACCCGATATCACCTCGAAGCAAAAAAATGA